GTTTGCTGGAGTGTTTGTTATTAAATTCCGGTATTGGCTACATCTATTCCCCAAGTGTTACAGGTCATACCTCAGGTAGCGTTCCAGGGGTTGGTGAATGAGCTTCTTGATCTTGAATATTGAATAGAAAGATATGATACAAATCTTTTTTATATCTCGTTATGGTTATAGATGCCGATTCCGCCCTTGCCGTGTTTCTTGATTGTATACATTGCAGAATCAGCGTTCCTCAGCAATGCCTCCCCGTCATCTCCAGCTTCAGGATAGATGGAGATACCGATGGAAGCGTTTATGGTACAGATTATTGTATCGATTGTTATGGGTTCCTGTAGAACGGAATGCACCCTTGCAGCGAATTGTTTTGCCTGCATAGTGTCTTCGATATCTTGCATGATGATCGCAAATTCATCACCAGCCAATCGTGCCACGAAATCAGTTCCTCGGACACAGTTCAGTAGTCTTCTCCCTACGGTTACAAGAACCCCGTCACCAACTTCGTGGCCATGGGTGTCATTGATTATCTTGAAGGAGTCAAGGTCTATATAGAGGAGTGCGCATTTTATTGCGTTTGTTTTGGCTTCTGAAACGATTGTTTCCAATTTCGTAAAGAAAATTCTTCTATTGGGAAGGCCTGTAAGCGTGTCATAGTTGGCATAGATCTCCAACTCAGTAGCAACTTTCTGCAGTACTTCTGTCTCACTCTGTATTTTCATATTCTCATTTTCCAAGTCGTGCATGGCCAGGAATCTTTTGAAAGAGAAGAACACTGTGCCATAAGCGGACAAGGAGAGGGCAACCAAGAGGAGCATCGGCCATCGATTGGCGGCCAAGGTTTGCATAATATCGTCTGTAACAAAGAAGAAGTAGGATAGATTCAGAAAGATGCAGATCATCAAGCCAGAGAAGACGGGCCAGTCGCTCACAACCGTTTGATAGGTCCGGAGGAAGTGTTTCCTGAACATGGTAATCACGAGTAGGTAGAGGACAAACCGGAAGAATGTATTGGCATACTGTGGATAGGGGAACAGTCTCCCAAGATGGAAGCTGAGGATGATGATCATCATTGCAATATTGATGGTGGTGAGAAAGGTGAAACTCCATTGCATGAAACTCATTTTGGTAAATGACTTGATAAGAAGGCCAACCACGATGAACATCAAAACAGTGAATCGGGACAACCCTGTGAGGTCTCCCCGGAAGTAGAACCAAAGGGTGCTTGTCATATTGATGACAAACACAAAGATTGCGATGCTGATAATATGCTTACGGTCGAATTTGGACTTTGTAAGGGTTAATAATAACAGTACATACATAACCGATGAGACACTGCCTCGAAGTATGTTGCTGATCAGTTCAGTCATCGAGCGTGCTCCTTCAAATGTTTCCAACTGTCCACACTTGCCTTACTGTTCGTTGGGGATTGTCTTTTCTGTACAGGAATCCGACTCCTATAAGCAGGACATTTTCTCTGTAAAGTCTAACATACATCGCTAGATTGGCCTATTGCTTTTAATTGCAAACGTATTGAATGAAGGTAAAAGGAGTAAACGAGCAAATACTGGCAAGTGTTTAGGAAGTTGTGCTTCCTACCTGGTGATACCGAAAACAAGTTGCCTCATGGTCGTTGATGATGCCTGCGGCTTGCAGGTGGGCATAGATGGTGATGGAACCAAGAAAGGTGAACCCCCGCTTCTTGAGGTCCTTGCTGATCATATCGGAGAGTTCATTCCTGGCAATAACGATACCCCCGTCTGCATGACCTGGGTATTCCATTGTCTTGTTCCCGGTAAACCCCCAAAGATACGATGAGAATGAACCGAATTCCTCCTGGATCGGTAGGAATGCTTTTGCATTGGTAATAATTGCCCGGATTTTTCTTGGGGAGCGGATCATCCCCTCCATTTTCATAATCTCATCGACGTGCTCATCTCCATAGCCAGCAACCTTGGAGACATTGAAATCATCAAATGCAGAGCGGAGAGCTTCCCGTCTTTTCAATACCGTGAGCCAGCTCAATCCGCATTGCATGACTTCCATGCTCAGATACTCAAACTGTCTCTGATCATCATGGAGTGGAACTCCCCACTCCCTGTCATGATATTCTACCAAGAGAGGATTCTCACCTGTCCAGCTACATCGGTTCATTTGTAATTCCTCCTGATTACCAGCACTATGTTTCTGCAATTCTAGCATGATACCAATCTTTGATGATGAAGAATATGTAGTATCCAGATGAGATTATGGCGTGTTGTAAGCAAGCTTTTAATCCGGCAATTACGGGGGGACATATATTTGAGTAGCGTAGAACTGGTAGATGATTACCTACCGTTTGTTAGTGAATCACTCTTGCAAGGACAGTAAATAAAGCGGTGGAAACCAGCCGAGAGATGCAATTTTAGGGATGGTATGAGCGAACCATAGGAACTGATTTCAAGAATTAATGCACATATTATATTCTCTGTAGAATATACGGATGATCTACAATCACAATATAGACTAATACATTCTAACATCATACACTTACAAAACTTCAATGTGTGACCACTCTTGAAAACATGTGTAATACATTGCTTTAAATAGGTACTTCCAAAATGAGGTGATCATTCATGTATTCCGACATCACACTTAACTCCATTCTCCTTTCAATGAGTTCCTTGCTAGACTATGCTGAAATGGACATCCTGGAGAATGTAACAAATCATGGAAGAAGAGTCTCCTATATATCACTTCGAATCGGAGAGAGAGCAGGCTTCACGCAGGATGACTTATTTGATCTTGGGGCTTTGGCCTTATTGCATGATGTAGGAGCCACACAGAGTATAGCGAACCAAACTTTCGAGAAAATCCAAAGAGATGAACTGGAGAAACATCAGGATCACTGCATCTATGGTCAAAAAATTCTTGATAATTTCTTGCTATTCCAAAAATATGGAACCATTATTCTTTACCATCACGAACATTATGATGGATCTGGTTTTTTTGGAAAAATTGGTTACGAAACTCCTCTCATGGCTCAGATCATATCCTTGGCCGATACACTGGAGCGACGGCACTTCTCGAGAGAGAGCGGTTATCAGAATAGATCTGTTCTGAAGGATGTACAGAAAATGAGTGGAACAATTTTCAACCCTTCTCTTGCAACATTGCTTCTGAATGTTGCACAAGAGAAAACCTTCTGGATGGATTTAGAACCACAAAATATTGAATATGCTC
This sequence is a window from uncultured Sphaerochaeta sp.. Protein-coding genes within it:
- a CDS encoding GGDEF domain-containing protein, which encodes MTELISNILRGSVSSVMYVLLLLTLTKSKFDRKHIISIAIFVFVINMTSTLWFYFRGDLTGLSRFTVLMFIVVGLLIKSFTKMSFMQWSFTFLTTINIAMMIIILSFHLGRLFPYPQYANTFFRFVLYLLVITMFRKHFLRTYQTVVSDWPVFSGLMICIFLNLSYFFFVTDDIMQTLAANRWPMLLLVALSLSAYGTVFFSFKRFLAMHDLENENMKIQSETEVLQKVATELEIYANYDTLTGLPNRRIFFTKLETIVSEAKTNAIKCALLYIDLDSFKIINDTHGHEVGDGVLVTVGRRLLNCVRGTDFVARLAGDEFAIIMQDIEDTMQAKQFAARVHSVLQEPITIDTIICTINASIGISIYPEAGDDGEALLRNADSAMYTIKKHGKGGIGIYNHNEI
- a CDS encoding DNA-3-methyladenine glycosylase I, whose product is MNRCSWTGENPLLVEYHDREWGVPLHDDQRQFEYLSMEVMQCGLSWLTVLKRREALRSAFDDFNVSKVAGYGDEHVDEIMKMEGMIRSPRKIRAIITNAKAFLPIQEEFGSFSSYLWGFTGNKTMEYPGHADGGIVIARNELSDMISKDLKKRGFTFLGSITIYAHLQAAGIINDHEATCFRYHQVGSTTS